One part of the Muntiacus reevesi chromosome 18, mMunRee1.1, whole genome shotgun sequence genome encodes these proteins:
- the NEUROD2 gene encoding neurogenic differentiation factor 2 yields MLTRLFSEPGLLSDVPKFASWGDGDDDEPRSDKGDAPPPPPPQSGPGAPGPARAAKPVPLRSDEVQEAALAEVKEEGELGGEEEEEEEEEEGLDEAEGERPKKRGPKKRKMTKARLERSKLRRQKANARERNRMHDLNAALDNLRKVVPCYSKTQKLSKIETLRLAKNYIWALSEILRSGKRPDLVSYVQTLCKGLSQPTTNLVAGCLQLNSRNFLTEQGADGTGRFHGSGGPFAMHPYPYPCSRLAGAQCQAAGGLGSGAAHALRTHGYCAAYETLYAAAGGGGASPDYNSSEYEGPLSPPLCLNGNFSLKQDSSPDHEKSYHYSMHYSALPGSRPTGHGLVFGSSAVRGGVHSENLLSYDMHLHHDRGPMYEELNAFFHN; encoded by the coding sequence ATGCTGACCCGCCTGTTCAGCGAGCCCGGTCTCCTCTCGGACGTGCCCAAGTTCGCCAGCTGGGGCGACGGCGACGACGACGAGCCGAGGAGCGACAAGGGCGACGcaccgccgccgcctccgcctcAGTCGGGGCCCGGGGCTCCGGGGCCCGCCCGGGCCGCCAAGCCCGTCCCTCTCCGTTCCGACGAGGTGCAGGAGGCCGCGCTGGCCGAGGTCAAGGAGGAAGGCGAGCtggggggtgaggaggaggaggaagaggaggaagaggaagggctGGACGAGGCCGAGGGCGAGCGGCCCAAGAAGCGCGGGCCCAAGAAGCGCAAGATGACCAAGGCGCGCCTGGAGCGCTCCAAGCTGCGGCGGCAGAAGGCGAACGCGCGGGAGCGCAACCGCATGCACGACCTGAACGCGGCGCTGGACAACCTGCGGAAGGTGGTGCCCTGCTACTCCAAGACCCAGAAGCTGTCCAAGATCGAGACGCTGCGCCTCGCCAAGAACTACATCTGGGCGCTCTCGGAGATCCTGCGCTCGGGCAAGCGGCCCGACCTGGTGTCGTACGTGCAGACGCTGTGCAAGGGCCTGTCGCAGCCCACCACCAACCTGGTGGCCGGCTGCCTGCAGCTCAACTCGCGCAACTTCCTCACCGAGCAGGGCGCCGACGGCACGGGCCGCTTCCACGGCTCGGGAGGTCCGTTCGCCATGCACCCCTACCCGTACCCGTGCTCGCGCCTGGCGGGCGCACAGTGCCAGGCGGCGGGCGGCCTGGGCAGCGGCGCGGCGCACGCCCTGCGGACCCACGGCTACTGCGCCGCCTATGAGACGCTGTacgcggcggcgggcggcggcggcgcgagCCCGGACTACAACAGCTCCGAGTATGAGGGCCCGCTCAGCCCCCCGCTCTGCCTCAATGGCAACTTCTCGCTCAAGCAGGACTCGTCGCCCGACCACGAGAAGAGCTACCATTACTCTATGCACTACTCGGCGCTGCCCGGCTCGCGGCCCACGGGCCACGGGCTGGTCTTTGGTTCGTCGGCTGTGCGCGGGGGCGTCCACTCGGAGAATCTCTTATCTTACGATATGCACCTTCACCACGACCGGGGCCCCATGTACGAGGAGCTCAATGCGTTTTTCCATAACTGA